A genomic window from Thermococcus sp. EP1 includes:
- a CDS encoding YiiX/YebB-like N1pC/P60 family cysteine hydrolase yields the protein MKKAVLFVVSVILALSTPVLALSGGEENYEHPYPSDVIVGDILIGHSPTSDWLIPGYWTHASMVAYYNDKVGEWMVVEAWFTGVRVIKLSEYLQRYDEVALLRVRTTDSVRKRAVIFALAQIGKPYDYRLWTKQVYGWSYYCSELVWAAYFTAGVDIDKYPRFSEKYLWGVAPQEIYDDGDTYVIYQHHA from the coding sequence ATGAAAAAAGCTGTTCTCTTTGTGGTATCTGTGATTTTGGCACTCTCCACTCCAGTGCTAGCTCTCAGTGGTGGGGAAGAGAACTACGAACACCCTTATCCCTCTGATGTCATTGTAGGAGACATCCTCATAGGACATAGTCCTACTAGCGATTGGCTGATTCCGGGTTACTGGACACACGCTAGCATGGTAGCATATTACAATGATAAAGTAGGAGAGTGGATGGTGGTTGAGGCTTGGTTTACCGGAGTTAGAGTGATTAAGCTCTCGGAGTACTTACAGAGGTATGATGAAGTGGCCCTCTTAAGGGTGAGAACCACAGACAGTGTAAGAAAAAGGGCGGTTATTTTTGCTCTTGCTCAGATTGGAAAACCCTATGACTATAGGTTGTGGACAAAACAAGTTTATGGATGGAGTTATTATTGCTCTGAGCTGGTCTGGGCTGCATACTTCACAGCGGGTGTCGATATAGATAAATATCCAAGATTCTCGGAGAAATATCTCTGGGGTGTTGCTCCTCAGGAGATATACGACGACGGAGATACCTATGTGATTTATCAGCATCACGCTTAG
- a CDS encoding HAD family hydrolase, with protein sequence MKLVSFDVWNTLLDITIMIKALGKALSELLNLPEEEVIEKIIKTREEIKKIRKEKSGNPERALEESQELLANALKVDVEIIKRAVAKATLNVSYEIVLPGVKETLKELHRKYIIITTGNVMFWPSAYTRLILERFALADYITKQFYSDELKAYKPMKELFLKPLEYFNVSPEEALHIGDTKPEDFEGALNAGLYACWINKDAEKVERIHERGFMVKNIEDLLGILSSF encoded by the coding sequence ATCAAGCTAGTATCTTTTGATGTGTGGAATACTCTTTTGGATATCACCATTATGATTAAAGCTCTCGGAAAAGCACTTTCAGAACTGTTAAACTTGCCTGAAGAGGAAGTGATAGAAAAGATAATCAAGACACGGGAAGAAATCAAAAAAATAAGAAAAGAGAAGAGTGGAAACCCAGAAAGAGCCCTCGAAGAGAGCCAGGAACTTTTAGCTAATGCCCTTAAAGTGGATGTTGAAATAATAAAAAGAGCAGTGGCAAAAGCCACTTTGAACGTCAGTTATGAAATAGTTCTCCCAGGAGTTAAAGAAACCCTAAAAGAACTCCATAGGAAATATATAATCATCACTACAGGGAATGTCATGTTCTGGCCTTCAGCTTATACACGCTTAATTTTAGAGAGATTTGCTCTAGCCGACTATATAACAAAGCAATTCTATTCAGACGAGCTCAAAGCTTATAAACCTATGAAAGAGCTCTTCTTAAAACCCCTTGAATATTTCAATGTTTCCCCAGAGGAAGCCCTTCACATAGGCGACACAAAGCCAGAGGACTTTGAAGGGGCCCTTAATGCAGGTCTTTATGCATGTTGGATAAACAAAGACGCAGAAAAGGTTGAACGAATTCACGAAAGAGGATTCATGGTTAAAAACATTGAAGATCTTTTAGGAATTCTGTCCTCGTTCTAA
- the argF gene encoding ornithine carbamoyltransferase: MVVSLAGRDILCLQDFTREELETILKTAEMMKIWNKIGKPHRVLEGKTLAMIFQKPSTRTRISFEVGIYQLGGYGLYLNAQDLQLRRGETIADTARVLSRYVDGIMARVFDHQDVVDLAKYASVPVINGLSDFSHPCQALADYMTIKEKKGKIEGLKVVYVGDGNNVAHSLMIAGTKLGANVVVATPEGYEPDAKVIKWAEQNAAESGGSFELLHDPIQAVKDADVIYTDVWASMGQEAEAEQRRKIFAPFQVNKDLVKHAKPDYIFMHCLPAHRGEEVTDDVVDSPNSVVWDEAENRLHAQKAAMALIMGGIKF, from the coding sequence ATGGTAGTAAGTTTGGCTGGAAGAGATATTTTATGTCTCCAAGACTTTACTAGAGAGGAACTTGAAACAATTCTTAAAACAGCCGAAATGATGAAAATATGGAACAAAATAGGGAAGCCACATCGTGTTCTTGAGGGTAAAACGTTAGCTATGATTTTCCAAAAGCCATCGACAAGAACAAGGATAAGCTTTGAAGTTGGTATTTATCAGCTTGGTGGCTATGGGTTGTATTTGAATGCCCAAGATCTCCAATTGAGAAGAGGAGAGACAATAGCGGATACTGCAAGAGTATTGAGCAGGTATGTGGATGGTATAATGGCTAGGGTTTTTGATCATCAGGATGTCGTAGACTTGGCGAAGTATGCAAGTGTGCCGGTTATAAATGGTTTAAGCGACTTTTCACATCCATGTCAGGCCTTAGCTGACTACATGACGATTAAAGAGAAGAAGGGTAAGATTGAAGGATTAAAGGTAGTCTATGTTGGTGATGGAAATAACGTTGCTCACTCTCTCATGATTGCTGGAACAAAGTTGGGGGCCAATGTTGTTGTAGCAACACCTGAGGGCTATGAACCCGATGCAAAGGTCATTAAGTGGGCAGAGCAAAATGCTGCAGAGAGCGGGGGAAGCTTCGAGCTCTTGCATGATCCAATACAAGCTGTTAAGGATGCTGATGTGATCTACACCGACGTTTGGGCCTCAATGGGCCAAGAAGCTGAGGCAGAGCAAAGAAGGAAGATATTTGCTCCGTTCCAAGTTAACAAAGACCTTGTTAAGCATGCAAAGCCAGACTACATCTTTATGCACTGTCTCCCAGCTCACAGGGGAGAAGAAGTTACTGACGACGTAGTGGACTCTCCAAACAGTGTTGTTTGGGATGAAGCAGAAAACAGATTGCATGCACAAAAGGCAGCCATGGCTCTTATCATGGGCGGCATAAAGTTTTAA